ATAGGACGCGAGCCGCGCCGGGTCCACCGCGCCGACACCACCTTGAGCATGCTGTCGTTGGCCGGCGCAGGCCTGGGCGTGGCGCTGGCTCCAAAACCGCTGATTCAGGTGAAGGTTCCCCGCATCGTCTATCGTCCGTTCGTCGCCCCGAAGAACGTCTTCGCCGAGCTGCACCTGATCGGCCGCGCTGACGAGACCGCCGGCGCTGTACGCGCCTTCGTGAAGCTAGCATCCGGCTCCTCGGATCGGGCCACCTCACGGTCGTAAGCTTCCTTTCGTCGATGTCGTCATGCACGCACAGAATGGACACCCTCGGCTACCGATGGGCCGACCTCCACGCTGCTGCGGGCTGTCTTCGCAGGCCCCGCCGCGCGAACGCGTCGAGAGGAGGCTCGGGTCGGTGCAATCGGCATCATGGGTCCAGGCGCCGCTTCGGCTGCCTCATTCCATCCAGGGGGTGCGATCCGTCGTCACGCTCTCCCCAAATCCCCGGGGAAGCGACGGATCGCGACGGTTCAGCGCCGCAAAACAGTCCCGCCAGAGAAGCCGGGCGATGACGAGCGGCCACCGGAAACAGTAGATATTTCATCGTTTTCGCCTGTTGCGCGCAGAGGGCGGCTCCGGTGTGGCCCAACGGGGCGCCCTCCTCCGTCGCGTCGCCTGCGGTGAAGGGCCCGCCGCATCACCGATCGGAGTCGGCGACTGGCCTGGCGGCGCAGCACCGCGATCACGGTGCGGGTGAGGCCACGCGCGGCCAGGCCCTCGTCCAGCGCGGACCAGCAGCGGGTCGCCCCGGGCGTGGCTGCTCTTCTCCTCGTCGCTGGTGGTGGCGAAGAGCAGGCCCCGGGTCGTCAGGAGCACAATCGGCGACCGCCACGTGGGCCCCGAGCCGAGGGCTCCCAGCCGGTGTCCGCCCGCGCGAGCCCCAGCGCGGCGCGCGCGACGCTGCTCGCGTTGACCCCCGCGAAGCCGAGCACCAGCGGCCAGGCGAGCCACGGCGGGAGCGGCAACCCCCCGCGGCCACAGCGCGAACAGGCTCCCGCCGAGCATCACGACCCCGAGGCCGAGCGCGACGACCAGCGCCGTCCTGCCGGGCGGAGCAGAATCGGCATCACCTCAGAATAGACCGCGTCCGAGGACGGTCGCCTCGAAGGAGCCCGTGACCGGCGCTCCCGACTCCGTCGAGGCCTCGTCGAAGTGGATCTTGCCGTCGCCGAACAAGCCCGTGAGCACCGGCTCCGACTGCGTGTAATCAAGCGCGAACGCCATGACCGATTGCCAGTCGTACGGGCCCTCTTTTCCGGCGGCGAAGACTTCCGGGTCCACGAAAAACACGAGGGCGCGCACCGTCCCGTCGGGGAAGCTCCCGACGACCGTCACCTGGGCGCGGCCGCTCGTGATGGACTCGACCCCTGGCTCGGAGCCTTCATAGCCCGCCGCGGAGCCGACGGTCCGGGCCGATTGCGGGTCATCCGCAGGGAACGCGGCGTCGAACGTCCCCGTCCCCGCGGCGAAGGGATCCGGCTCGGTGAGCGACCCCCACGTCGTCGAGAACGTGCCCTTCACGGTCCCGACCGTCGTCAGGCACGCGGTGGCGGGCTGCGGGAACGTCCACGCGGGGGGCGTCGGCGCGATCTCGGCGGTGATCGTGGCGCGGCGCCCGCTCACGAAGCTCCGTATCGCGTCGGTCGCCCCCCTCACGGCCGCCGCGTCCGCGCGCACGTACGGCGCGAGGAGCTCCTCCATCCGGTCGATCTCGAGGAGCAGCGCGTCCTCATTCCAGGCCGTCTCGAGGAGGTCCATCATCGCCTCGGCATAGGCAGCGCGGAGCTCCGGGGTCTGGTAGAGCCGGTTCGCGATGGCGCCCTTTGCCGAGACCGACTGCGGCCGCCCTGGCGGGCCGAGCGGGTCGTCCGCGTCGAATGACATGTCGGGGCCCCACGGCAAGAAGGACATCTTCCCGGACGCCGGGTCGAAATACACGAAGTGGTTGTTCGTGTTGCCCGCGTAGCCGTCCCACGCGCCGATCAGCGACTCGGTGGCCCAGTACCGCCGGAAGGTCTCGATATCCAGGACCGCGCCGAGCGTCGCGTCGAGCTCGGCGTCGCTGGCCAGGAGCGCGGCGGAGACCGCGTCGAGCTCGCTCAGGTCGGGGTCGTCCTCGTTGGTCTTCTTTTGGTACGTGGCGGTCCATCCGTCGCGGAAGTCGCTGACCTGGCCCTCGTAGAGGTCGCCGCTCGCGTCCGTGAAATGGCGCTCGAGGAGGCGCTTCCCGACCGGCTCCACGTGCGCGTAGATGCCGAGGTCCTGCCCGTTGACGGTCACGTGGGCGAAGTTGCAGCGCGAGGCGGGCAGGCCGGCGTCGCGGAAGACCTTGAACGCGAGGCACGTCTTGATCAGCGAGGGATCCTGACGGGCGTTGTTGAGGGTCATCCCTTCGAGGCCGGCGTACTCGCGCCCGTCCACGTATTCGTCGAAGCTCACCTTGAGCGACGGCTTCGACAGGCTGGCGGAACCGAGGAAGCCCTTCTTGCGGACGGACGACATCTCGAGCGTGGTGCCGTCGACGGTGACGGTCGCGGGGAACTGGGTGTAAGGGCTCCTCTTGGGGCCCTCCATGCAGCCCTCGCCGATCACCTCCGAGACGTCGCGGGACTGGCGGCGGAGCGTCTCCCAGTCCTCGGGCGCCAGGGTGATTCCCACCTCGATGACGTGGTCGGGATCGAACATGGCGTCGCTCGGATCGGGATCGGGTGTGTCGGGGCCGCCGCCGTCGCCGGACGGGCCGCCGCCGCCGGAGGGGCCGCCGCCGTCGCCGGGGGGGCCACCGCCGGAGGAGGCGTCGGGGGTTTCGCCGGGCGTCTGCGGCGGGTCGGAGCCGCACGCGGACGCGCCGAGGGCCAGCGCCAACGCCATCACCGAGAGCATGCTGCGTGCACGAACGAGCGTGGTTGTGTGTTTCCGTCCCATGA
The DNA window shown above is from Sorangium aterium and carries:
- a CDS encoding CotH kinase family protein codes for the protein MGRKHTTTLVRARSMLSVMALALALGASACGSDPPQTPGETPDASSGGGPPGDGGGPSGGGGPSGDGGGPDTPDPDPSDAMFDPDHVIEVGITLAPEDWETLRRQSRDVSEVIGEGCMEGPKRSPYTQFPATVTVDGTTLEMSSVRKKGFLGSASLSKPSLKVSFDEYVDGREYAGLEGMTLNNARQDPSLIKTCLAFKVFRDAGLPASRCNFAHVTVNGQDLGIYAHVEPVGKRLLERHFTDASGDLYEGQVSDFRDGWTATYQKKTNEDDPDLSELDAVSAALLASDAELDATLGAVLDIETFRRYWATESLIGAWDGYAGNTNNHFVYFDPASGKMSFLPWGPDMSFDADDPLGPPGRPQSVSAKGAIANRLYQTPELRAAYAEAMMDLLETAWNEDALLLEIDRMEELLAPYVRADAAAVRGATDAIRSFVSGRRATITAEIAPTPPAWTFPQPATACLTTVGTVKGTFSTTWGSLTEPDPFAAGTGTFDAAFPADDPQSARTVGSAAGYEGSEPGVESITSGRAQVTVVGSFPDGTVRALVFFVDPEVFAAGKEGPYDWQSVMAFALDYTQSEPVLTGLFGDGKIHFDEASTESGAPVTGSFEATVLGRGLF